Proteins co-encoded in one Brassica oleracea var. oleracea cultivar TO1000 chromosome C4, BOL, whole genome shotgun sequence genomic window:
- the LOC106340842 gene encoding uncharacterized protein LOC106340842 — protein sequence MSSMGANYAQLQVMQKKQKEKMMMKKRLEKERHGGVDGGETVGVSSAAPGKSGTRIFPVKSSLSATYEEVRRQD from the coding sequence ATGTCTTCGATGGGAGCAAACTACGCACAACTACAAGTCATGCAGAAGAAACAAAAGGAGAAGATGATGATGAAGAAGAGACTGGAAAAGGAGAGACATGGAGGGGTGGACGGTGGAGAAACCGTCGGAGTTTCTTCTGCCGCCCCTGGAAAGAGTGGTACCAGAATATTTCCAGTAAAGTCTTCTCTGTCGGCAACTTACGAAGAAGTAAGAAGGCAAGATTGA